Genomic DNA from Haloplanus sp. HW8-1:
GGCTTTCCACGAGGACGATACCCCATTACTTATATTTCTCTGCTTATCGTCCAAACTGCTGACGCCGATAACTGTCGGAAACGTCCACGATATTTATATATCTCCGCGCCATTTAGCGAAATGTTTATATATCTAACTACCTAACTATGGGTTAAGAAGAGTCACGGCGGCCGTGCCCCCGCGTCGGTCGTCCGTGGCGACACCTATCATGACCGAGACACGCACCTGGACGACCGAGAGCACCGACATTCGAGAACGGGAGGAATCGACGGCGACACGCGAACGGGAACACGTCTGCCCCGAGTGTGGCGGCGCCCTAGTGACCGACGAGGAGCACGGCGAGACGGCCTGTGGCGAGTGTGGGCTCATCGTCGAGGCCGACGAGGTCGACCGCGGTCCCGAGTGGCGCGCCTTCGACGCCAGCGAACGCGACGAGAAGGCCCGGGTCGGGTCGCCCACGACCAAGATGATGCACGACAAGGGGCTGTCGACGACCATCGACTGGCAGGATAAGGACGCCTACGGGAACGCCCTGAATGCGAGCCAGCGCGAGAAGATGCAGCGGCTGCGCACCTGGAACCGGCGGTTCCAGACCCGTGACCACCAAGAGCGCAACCTGCGACAGGCCTTAGGCGAGATCGAGCGCATGGCGTCGGCGCTCGGCCTCCCCGAGAACGTCCGCGAGACCGCATCGGTGATCTACCGACGGGCACTGGAGGAGGACCTCCTCCCCGGCCGATCGATCGAGGGCGTCGCCACCAGCGCGCTGTACGCGGCCGCCCGCCAGGCGGGCGTTCCCCGGACCATCGACGAGATGGCCCGGGTGAGCCGGGTCGAGGCGGAGGAGTTCAAGCGCACCTACCGCTACGTGGTGCGGGAACTCACCCTCGAAGTCGCGCCGGCCGATCCGGTGAGCTACGTCACCCGGTTCGCGTCGGAACTCGACCTCTCGGACGAGGCCGAGCGCCTGGCCCGGGAGATGCTCGACGCGGCCAAGGAGCGGGGCGTTCACAGCGGCAAGAACCCGGTCGGACTGGCGGCCGCGGCCGTCTACGCCGCACCTCTGCTCACCAACGAGTCGGTGACCCAAGACGAGGTGAGCGCGGTGGCGGACATCAGCGAGGTCACCATCCGCAACCGGTACCGTGAACTCCTCGAGGCGTACGACGACGCCGGGCAGACGGCCACGGCCTGATTCGCCCCGGAATCCTTTTACTCGGCACCACCCTACCCGGACGCAACTATGGGTATGGGCTCGGACATGTACCGACAGCAGATCCTCGATCACTACAAGAACCCGCGCAACCACGGGGATCTCGAGGATCCGACGTTCAGCCACGTCGGCGAGAACCCGTCGTGTGGCGACACCATCAAGATGAACGTGCGTCTCGACGACGACGACGAAACCATCGACTACGTGAGTTTCTCCGGCGACGGCTGTGCCATCAGCCAGGCGAGCGCGAGCATGCTCACCCAGCGACTCCCGGGCACGACACTCGACGAACTGGCCGAGATGGACCGCGACGACGTGGTCGAGATGCTCGGCGTCGACATCAGTCCCATGCGGATCAAGTGTGCCGTCCTCGCCGAGAAGGTGGTACAGGACGGGGCGAAGATCCACGAGGGCGAACTCGAACTCGACGAGACGACGACCGAGGAGTGATTCAGCGGTCCTGTCGGTCCAGTTCCCGGCCGATTCCCCGCGCGAGCGCCACCAGAAACGCCAGTCCTCGCTTGACTTCCGGATCGCGGAGCGCCCGCAGTAGGCCGAGCGCACCCACACCCCGATAGGCCGTGTCGGGATCGCCCGCGTCGCCGAGCGCTCGCAGGAGCGTCTGCGCTCCTCGAACCGTCTCCGGCTCCGCGGCCTCGTCGGCCAGTTCGCCGAGCGATCCGGCGGTGCCTGCCACCGACGACACCATCTCGTCGTCGGCCGCCTCGGTGGCGAGGGCCAACACGTCGAGGAGTTCGTTCACGTCGTCGAGGCGCTGAACGAACGCCGCCACGGCCTCGGGGTCCTCGGCGATGGCGGCCGCCAGCGCGTCGTCTGGGGCGTCGGCCGTCGTCCCCGACGCCTTGTCGTCGCTCATCTCAGATCAACCCCCGTGCAGTCAGCCAGTACGACTCGTTGTACGCCCCCTTCGCCCAGTGGACGAGTTTCGACTCCTCGCGCAGATCGGGCAGGGAATCGTAGTCGAAGGAGACGAACGTCGCCTCGTCCAGGCCGGCCTCGAGGAAGCAGAGCACCTTGCCGTCGTAGGTCGCGGTCGGCGTGTGTCCACGAACGCCGGCGGCGATGCGCTCGGCGACCGTCCCCGCCTGGTAGTGGGCGACGCTGCCGGCCATCGGCCGTTCGATGTCGGTCGTATCGCCGATGGCGTACACGTCCTCGGCGTTGACCGCCTCCAGTGTCCGCGGGTCGGTCTCGACCCAGCCGTCGTCGCCCAGCCCCGCGTCGGCCACGAGGTCGACGCCCGCGTGTGGCGGGATGGTCACGAGCAGGTTGTAGTCGAGCGCCCGGCCATCCGCCGCGTGGAGCGTCCGCTCGTCCGGGTCGACTCGTTCGACGGCGAAGTCGGTGTGTGCCTCGACGCCACGGGCGTCGAACCGCTCGTCCGTCCAGTCGGCGACGGGCGGGAGTTTGTGCGACCGCTCGGTCGGTGCGGTGTAGACCACCTCACTGGCCTCGCGCAGGCCCCGGTCGCGGAGCCAGTCCTCGACCATCAAGGTGAACTCCACCGGCGCGGCCGGACACATGTGCGGCATGCCAGCGACTGACAGGACGAGACGGCCGCCGGAGAAGTCCGCGAGGGCGTCGCGGAGACGTTCGGCCCCGTCCGCGCTGTAGAAGTCGTGAGCGCCCTCGGCGAGTCCGGGGACGCGGTCGGGGACCAGACGCGCCCCAGTCGCGAGGACCAAGTGATCGTACTTGAGCGTCTCGCCGTCTCCGAGCGTCAGTCGCTTGCCAGCCGTGTCCACGTCGGTCACCCGGCTCGTCCGGAGCCGAACCCGACGGTCGAGGAGGTCATCGAGCGGTCGCAGTCCCTCGGACGGGTCAGCCCGGCCGAACGCGACGTAGAGCCAGACTGGCTTGTAGACGTGGGTCCCCGTCTCGTCGATCAGGATCACCTTCACCTCGTCCGCGTCGAGTTCCGCGGCGAGTTTCGACGTGAGTTTGTTGGCGAGGACCGTGCCGCCGGTGCCGCCACCGACGACGGCGATACGGGTTGTCATTTAGAGGTCACCGTTCTCGACAACGCACCGGAGGGTGGTAAAATTGTGCTTCGGTTCCAATACTATGGAACCAACACGCGACGTCGGTGAGAGTCGTTACTCGGGGACGAGTCCCGCGTCCTGTACCCGCATCACGGCCTCGCCGTCGGCGAGGTTCGGCGCGTCGACGAGGCGGACGATCCGCTTGTCGCCCTTGGACTTGCGGAGATACATCCGGAACGTGGAGGTGTGACCGAGGATGTTACCGCCGATGGGCTGGGTCGGATCGCCGAAGTACGAATCGGGATTGGAGGCGACCTGGTTGGTGACGAGGACGGCGGCGTTGTAGAGGTCGCCGATACGCATCAGGTCGTGGAGGTGTTTGTTGAGTTTCTGCTGGCGCTCGGCGAGTTCCCCCCGGCCGACGTATTCGGCCCGGAAGTGAGCGGTGAGCGAGTCGACGTTGAGCAGGCGGACGGGCCACTCGCTGTCCTCGTGTTCGCTCGCCAGTTCCTTCGCCTTCTCGGCCAGGAGGATCTGGTGGTTGGAGTTGAACGCCTTGGCGACGTGGATCTTGTCGAGGACGTCGGTGACGAGCGCTTCCATCGCCTCCTCGTCGCCGGGCGATCCCTCGATGCCCCGGTCGTCCATCGTCGCCTGAATGACCTCGTCGTCGAGGCCACGGACCATGTCGTCGATGCGTTCGGGGCGGAACGTGTCCTCGCTGTCGACGAAGATGGCGCTCCCGCGGAGGCCGCCGTACTCGGTGGGCAACTGGACGTTGACCGAAAGCTGGTGGGTGACCTGTGATTTGCCGGCGCCGAACTCGCCGTACACCTCGGTGATGGACTGGGTCTCGACGCCGCCGCCGAGGAGTTCGTCGACCTCGGGGACGTTCCAAGTGAGTTTGCCGATCTGTTCGCGGCGTTCGAGGACGGTCGCCCCCGTCTCGAAGCCGCCCACGTCCGCGGCGTCGCGGGCCGCGTTGATGATGTCGCTGGCGGTCGACTCGCCGATGTCGGCCGTGTTGGACAGTTCGGCCGGACTGGCGACCGCGATGCTCTGGTAGCTCTCGAAGCCCGCTTCGATCAACTTGTCCGCCGTCGCCGGACCCACGCCGGGAAGGTCCTCGAGGTCGTCTTCTGCCATGTGACTCCGCTTGTGCCCCTCCGCACATAAAGCCTCGTTAACACCGTAGTGGAAGTGAAAATAGCGAGACGGCGTGGTTGTCAGTGACACACCGAGCCGAGGGGTTCAACCCCGAAGACGGGGGGATCGGCCGCGTTCGACGGCGCGGGTGCCGAGAGCGAGTCCGATCACTCCCAGGGGTGGCCGTCCGGGCGGTCGGGCCACAGTGGATACCAGTAGCCCTCGTCGTCCTCCACGTCGAGTTCGCCGTCGAGGACCGACTGAAGTTTGAACTCCAGTCGCGTGTCGCGGTCGTGACGCCCCGTCGGCGCGAAGGGGTAGTACGCGCCGCGGCGGAAGGAGTAGATCCAGTACGCCCGTCGGTCCTCGCGCACGTGCTCGAAGCCGAAGACGGCCGCAAGGATCCGGGAGCCGTATCCGCGTTCGACGAACGTGTCGGCCGCGAAGTGGATACTCGTCACGAGGTCCTCCGGATCGTCGTCCTCGAGGACGACCCAGTGGTAGCCGTGGTCGTCCTCGTGGCGGCGGAAGGCCGTGCCGGTATCCTCCTCGCCGGCCCGGAGGATCTCTTCGACCTCGTCGACCGCCCCGGCGAAGTCCGTGCTGTCGACCGAGGAAAAACAGAGCGCTGCGGCGGCGACGGGGGCGAACTCGAGGTCCGCCTCCATCGTGAGGTAGGCCGTCGACATCCCGAACAGGTCCTCGGGGTCGGCCGCGCGTGTGGCGTCGGCCTCGGCGCCGAAGCCGAGCGCCGAGCGGAGGGAGTCGAACAGACCCATCTATCGCCGTTCCATCTCGGCGGCCATCTCGCGCAGGCGTTCGACGCGTTTCTCGGTCGGCGGATGAGTGGAGAACACTCGGCCGACGAATCCGCTCCGGATGGGGATGACGAAGAAGGCGTTCATCTCCGACTGCTCGCGGAGGTCCTCCTGTGGAACCCGATCCATCCGCCCCGAAATCGAGCGGAGGGCGGAGGCGAGGGCGGTCGGGTTGCCGGTGATGGCGGCGCCGCCGCGGTCGGCGGCGTACTCGCGGTACCGCGAGAGCGCCCGGATCAGCAGGAAGGAGACGATCCAGACGACCAGCGAGACGAGAATGGCGACGACGATCCCCCCGCCGCCCTGCCGGTTCCGGTTCCCGCCGAACAGCCACCCCCAGCGCACGATCATGAACGCGATGGTCGAGAGAAAGGAGGCGATGGTCATGACCATCACGTCCCGGTTCTTGACGTGGGCGAGTTCGTGGGCCAGGACGCCTTCGAGTTCCGCCTCGTCGAGGGTGTCGAGTAACCCCGTCGTGACACACACTGTCGAGGCCGACCGGGAGCGCCCGGCGGCGAAGGCGTTCGGCGTCCGGGTGTCGGCGACGGCGACGTCGGGTTTCGGGAGGTCGGCCTGCTGACAGAGGCGGCCGACGGTCGCGTGGAGCGTCGGGTACTCGCCCTCGTCGACGCGGGTCGCGCCCATGCTGTACAGCGCCAGTCGATCGCTGAAGAAAAACTGGCCGAGCGAGAACAGCCCCATGATCAGGACGACCCCGAACAGCCCCATGTACTGCGAGAGGGCGGCGATGAAGACGACATAGAGGACGACGAGGAGGAACATGGTCAGAACCATCCGACCACGGAGCCCCCAGTCCGGATTCCACTCCATGCTGGAAACTACACGCGGACGAAGGTAAACGCTGTCGGCGTCGCCGCGTCGGCAGTCCGATCACCGCGGCCGTGTCGCGGGGCTTAACCGCCGCCGACGAGTACGGAGCGGCGATGAGCGACACCGAGTCCCGGGAGTTCTGTCCGCGCTGTGGCGACCCGGTGCCGACGCGAGCGGAGCCGCTGCCCGGTGAGCCGCGGGATCGGGATCGCCGGCTCTGTGACGCCTGTTACTTCGAGGACTTCGCCCTCGTGGACGCGCCCGACCGGATCGAAGTGCTGGTCTGTTCGGGGTGTGGCGCCGTCCACCGTGGGAACCGCTGGGTGGACGTCGACGCCCGCGACTACACCGACGTGGCCGTCGACGAGACGCGCGAGGCGCTGGGGATCCACGTCGGCGCCCGGAACGTCACGTGGGCGGTCGACCCCGAGCAGGTCGACGAGAACACCATCCGGATGCACTGTCAGTTCACCGGGATCGTCCGCGAGACCCCCCTCGAGGAGTCGGTCGTCGTCCCCGTGAAGATCTCGCGGGGCACCTGCGATCGCTGTGGGCGCATCGCCGGCGGCTACTACGCCAGCACGGTCCAGGTGCGGGCGACCGACCGGACGCCCACCCCCGCAGAGCGGTCCCGGGCGGTCGAAATCGCCGAATCACACGTTGCCGACAAGGAGGACGACGGCGACCGGGAGGCGTTCGTCACGGAGGTCAACGAGACCGACGACGGCCCGGACGTGAAACTTTCGACGAACGGCCTCGGCGAGGAGGTGTCCCGGCGCATCGTCCGCGAACTCGGCGGGAGCGTCGAGAGCTACCCGACCCTCGTCACCGAGGACGGCGACGGCAACGAGGTGTACCGCGTGACCTACGCCGTGCGGCTACCGAAGTTCACGCCGGGGGACGTGATCGACCCCGAGGACGGCGCGGGACCGGTCCTCGTCCGGAGCGTGAGCGGGAACCTGAAAGGGGTGCGGTTGGCCTCCGGCGACGCCTACGAGACGCCGTTCGACGACGAGGAACTGACGGCCGTTCGGCTGGCCACCCGCGACGACGCCGTCGAGACGACGGTGGTGGCCGTCGAGGACGACCACGCGGTCCAGGTGCTCGATCCGGAGACCTACGAGGCAAAGACGATTCCGCGGCCGGACTTCTTCGATCCGAGCGTCGAGACGGTGCCCGTCGTCAAGACGCGGGCCGGCCTCCACGTCCTGCCCGACTAGTCGGCGTCGGCCAGCGGGGTCGGGCCGCCCACTCCGGCGTCCCGGGTTCGGGGCTGCCGGGAGCGCGTTCGCGGCCCGGGTGCCGACGCCAGTGCCGCCTCCGCACAGCCGGCGAGCCGCGCCGCCTGCGGGAGCGAGAGGGTTCCGCTACGGTACAGGGTCAGCGCCGATCCGAAGGAGTGCATGCTCATCAGAGCGTGGTCGATCTGAGGCGACGCGCGGGCCTAAGATTTCCGTGAGATGGAACCGCAGACCACGGACACGGAGGGTTTTAGGCCGTTACGTACGGGAACGGTTGTCGAGGGAGGCCACTCACTCGCCCCACACGTCCGAGAGCGGATGGTCGTCCGCGGCGTCGTCGGCGGTGGTGTCGGAGGGGCCGGTCTCGCCGCCGTCGGCACCGCCCGTCCCGCCGGTGTCGAGCGACGACCGCCGGTCACCGGCCGTGCGGGACGCCGACCGACCGGCGGAACCGTGGCGGGCCGTGTCCGTCGTCGCGTCGACGCCGGCGAGCGCCGCCGACGGGTCGAACTCGGGGAGGTCGGGACGGGTTCGACGGTCGACGGCGTCGGCGAACCACTCGGGCATGTCGCTTCGGGCACGCTCGAAGAGTTCGAGCAGGCTCGAATCCGCGAGGTAAGTCGCGCCGTGGTCGTCGGGTGCGCGGACGATCCGACCGGCTGCCTGGATCACCGTCCGCAGGGCGACCCGGTAGTACCACGCCCACTGCCCGTCCTCCAGCCGCCGGGCCACCCGCGAGTCGCCCGTGTTCAGGTAAGGAGCCTTGCAGCACACCTGCCAGCGGGCCAGGTCGCCGCGCAGGTCGAGAGCTTCCTCCATCTTCACGGAGAGAAAGAGGGTCGGCTCGTCGCCGTCCTTCCAGGCCTCCAGCGCCCGGTCGCGGTCCTCGCGGTCGTGAGCGCTGATCCGGGCCGAGACGCCGAAGTCGTCGAGTCGGTCGGCCAACCGCTCCTGGATCGCGTAGGAGTGGCAGTGGACGAGACCCTTCTCGTCGGGGTGGCGGGCCATCAGCCGCACCAGCAGACGCGCCACGTCCGGCAGCGTCTCGTCGCGGTGTTCGTAGGTCATCTTCCCCTGGGTCACGTCGTAGAGCGGCCGGTTCTCCAAGGGGAACGTGTGCGGGACGTCGACCAGAGCGACGTTCGACGGGTCGAGGCCGACGCCACGGCAGAACGCCACCTTGTCGAGGATGGTCGCCGAGAGGAGGGCAAACCGGTTCCCCCGATCCCAGACGGTGTGGTGGAGGTAGCGCCCGGGATCGAGCGGTTTGATCGTGATGGCTGTCCCCTCGCCGCCGGGCTGATCGACGACCCACGTCGTCGTGCTGGTCGGGTCGCGGTAGTCCGAGACGAACCACCGGAGCTCCGAACGGAGGTCCTGCAGGCGGTCCCGGCGCGCCGCCTCGGCGGCGGTCAGTTCCGGGGTGGCGGTCAGTTCCTCGACGGCGCGTTCACAGACGCCGGCGAGCGTCTCGGCGAAGCGGGCCGTCCGATCCAGGGGGGCGTCGGCGGCGGCGACGTCGGGGATGCCCACGTCGTCCCAGACGGGGACGGTCGCGGGCCGGAGGTCGACGGTGGCGTACATCTCCGCCCAC
This window encodes:
- a CDS encoding transcription initiation factor IIB, whose translation is MTETRTWTTESTDIREREESTATREREHVCPECGGALVTDEEHGETACGECGLIVEADEVDRGPEWRAFDASERDEKARVGSPTTKMMHDKGLSTTIDWQDKDAYGNALNASQREKMQRLRTWNRRFQTRDHQERNLRQALGEIERMASALGLPENVRETASVIYRRALEEDLLPGRSIEGVATSALYAAARQAGVPRTIDEMARVSRVEAEEFKRTYRYVVRELTLEVAPADPVSYVTRFASELDLSDEAERLAREMLDAAKERGVHSGKNPVGLAAAAVYAAPLLTNESVTQDEVSAVADISEVTIRNRYRELLEAYDDAGQTATA
- the sufU gene encoding Fe-S cluster assembly sulfur transfer protein SufU, encoding MGMGSDMYRQQILDHYKNPRNHGDLEDPTFSHVGENPSCGDTIKMNVRLDDDDETIDYVSFSGDGCAISQASASMLTQRLPGTTLDELAEMDRDDVVEMLGVDISPMRIKCAVLAEKVVQDGAKIHEGELELDETTTEE
- a CDS encoding DUF1641 domain-containing protein, whose product is MSDDKASGTTADAPDDALAAAIAEDPEAVAAFVQRLDDVNELLDVLALATEAADDEMVSSVAGTAGSLGELADEAAEPETVRGAQTLLRALGDAGDPDTAYRGVGALGLLRALRDPEVKRGLAFLVALARGIGRELDRQDR
- a CDS encoding NAD(P)/FAD-dependent oxidoreductase, with amino-acid sequence MTTRIAVVGGGTGGTVLANKLTSKLAAELDADEVKVILIDETGTHVYKPVWLYVAFGRADPSEGLRPLDDLLDRRVRLRTSRVTDVDTAGKRLTLGDGETLKYDHLVLATGARLVPDRVPGLAEGAHDFYSADGAERLRDALADFSGGRLVLSVAGMPHMCPAAPVEFTLMVEDWLRDRGLREASEVVYTAPTERSHKLPPVADWTDERFDARGVEAHTDFAVERVDPDERTLHAADGRALDYNLLVTIPPHAGVDLVADAGLGDDGWVETDPRTLEAVNAEDVYAIGDTTDIERPMAGSVAHYQAGTVAERIAAGVRGHTPTATYDGKVLCFLEAGLDEATFVSFDYDSLPDLREESKLVHWAKGAYNESYWLTARGLI
- the radA gene encoding DNA repair and recombination protein RadA, which encodes MAEDDLEDLPGVGPATADKLIEAGFESYQSIAVASPAELSNTADIGESTASDIINAARDAADVGGFETGATVLERREQIGKLTWNVPEVDELLGGGVETQSITEVYGEFGAGKSQVTHQLSVNVQLPTEYGGLRGSAIFVDSEDTFRPERIDDMVRGLDDEVIQATMDDRGIEGSPGDEEAMEALVTDVLDKIHVAKAFNSNHQILLAEKAKELASEHEDSEWPVRLLNVDSLTAHFRAEYVGRGELAERQQKLNKHLHDLMRIGDLYNAAVLVTNQVASNPDSYFGDPTQPIGGNILGHTSTFRMYLRKSKGDKRIVRLVDAPNLADGEAVMRVQDAGLVPE
- the pspAB gene encoding PspA-associated protein PspAB translates to MGLFDSLRSALGFGAEADATRAADPEDLFGMSTAYLTMEADLEFAPVAAAALCFSSVDSTDFAGAVDEVEEILRAGEEDTGTAFRRHEDDHGYHWVVLEDDDPEDLVTSIHFAADTFVERGYGSRILAAVFGFEHVREDRRAYWIYSFRRGAYYPFAPTGRHDRDTRLEFKLQSVLDGELDVEDDEGYWYPLWPDRPDGHPWE
- the htpX gene encoding zinc metalloprotease HtpX translates to MEWNPDWGLRGRMVLTMFLLVVLYVVFIAALSQYMGLFGVVLIMGLFSLGQFFFSDRLALYSMGATRVDEGEYPTLHATVGRLCQQADLPKPDVAVADTRTPNAFAAGRSRSASTVCVTTGLLDTLDEAELEGVLAHELAHVKNRDVMVMTIASFLSTIAFMIVRWGWLFGGNRNRQGGGGIVVAILVSLVVWIVSFLLIRALSRYREYAADRGGAAITGNPTALASALRSISGRMDRVPQEDLREQSEMNAFFVIPIRSGFVGRVFSTHPPTEKRVERLREMAAEMERR
- a CDS encoding 60S ribosomal export protein NMD3, producing MSDTESREFCPRCGDPVPTRAEPLPGEPRDRDRRLCDACYFEDFALVDAPDRIEVLVCSGCGAVHRGNRWVDVDARDYTDVAVDETREALGIHVGARNVTWAVDPEQVDENTIRMHCQFTGIVRETPLEESVVVPVKISRGTCDRCGRIAGGYYASTVQVRATDRTPTPAERSRAVEIAESHVADKEDDGDREAFVTEVNETDDGPDVKLSTNGLGEEVSRRIVRELGGSVESYPTLVTEDGDGNEVYRVTYAVRLPKFTPGDVIDPEDGAGPVLVRSVSGNLKGVRLASGDAYETPFDDEELTAVRLATRDDAVETTVVAVEDDHAVQVLDPETYEAKTIPRPDFFDPSVETVPVVKTRAGLHVLPD
- a CDS encoding UPF0175 family protein, which translates into the protein MSMHSFGSALTLYRSGTLSLPQAARLAGCAEAALASAPGPRTRSRQPRTRDAGVGGPTPLADAD
- a CDS encoding ATP-dependent DNA helicase: MDPERIRPSFPAPSFRGNQREALEDIRAAFAAGNDVVLVRAPTGSGKSLLARAVAGAARTPDDADPAQATGAYYTTPQVSQLDDVAADDLLSDLAVIRGKSNYTCILPDETTTPVDRAPCARESGYDCTIQHRCPYYADRAVASNRSIAAMTLAYFMQTAGSEVFGTRDVVVIDEAHGLAEWAEMYATVDLRPATVPVWDDVGIPDVAAADAPLDRTARFAETLAGVCERAVEELTATPELTAAEAARRDRLQDLRSELRWFVSDYRDPTSTTTWVVDQPGGEGTAITIKPLDPGRYLHHTVWDRGNRFALLSATILDKVAFCRGVGLDPSNVALVDVPHTFPLENRPLYDVTQGKMTYEHRDETLPDVARLLVRLMARHPDEKGLVHCHSYAIQERLADRLDDFGVSARISAHDREDRDRALEAWKDGDEPTLFLSVKMEEALDLRGDLARWQVCCKAPYLNTGDSRVARRLEDGQWAWYYRVALRTVIQAAGRIVRAPDDHGATYLADSSLLELFERARSDMPEWFADAVDRRTRPDLPEFDPSAALAGVDATTDTARHGSAGRSASRTAGDRRSSLDTGGTGGADGGETGPSDTTADDAADDHPLSDVWGE